The Melioribacteraceae bacterium 4301-Me genome contains the following window.
ACAGGATGTTTCCCTTTCCATCTGTTCATATATTCATGCAAAGCGTTTTTCATCAATGAATCTCCCAGCATATCTCTTAAAAAATCGTATGCACAACCTGGCCTTCTATAAGAAGCAGTTCTATATGAACTACCAGTTAAAAGAAAAGAAGGCACCATTAATGGAACTTCACCTAACGTACCACCATACTCAGAATAAGAAGCTGCATTTCTTTCTCGAGGTTTATAACCTGGGGAAAGCTTTTCCTGAATATCAAAAGGCAACGCAGTAGCCCAGCCTTCGTCCATCCATGCATACGCTCTTTCGTTAATGCCCATCATAAATGGGAAATAAGTATGGGAAATTTCATGTGATGTAACATGTACCGTACCCCATCTTTCGTTAGAAGAACCATCGTTAACCATCATAGGATATTCCATCCCACCGGAACCATTGAATATTGTTATTTTTGGGTAAGGGAACGGATAACCTGGAAATTCATGGGATAGCATGTAAACGGAATTTCTTGCAATTTCTGCAACTTCGTAAAAGTCTTTTGATTCTTTTTTATATGCTGCATCTACAAACGTCTTCCTTTTTGTGTTATCATCTACTAAAACACTGGAACCATCCCACAAATAATGATCGCTCGTACCAAAAGCAAAATCGGTCACACCCTCAGCTTTATATTTCCATGTATTTTTAGGTCCATCTTTTGTCACTAATCCATTTTTAAGGTCCTCTTCCGTAACTATCCTTACCACTTTATCTGAATTTATTGCCTCTTTGAATTTCTTTAGTATATTCTCTGAATAAACATCTTCAGGATTTTGAAGAACCCCAGTAGCCCAAACTAAAAATCCCTTAGGCATTGTAATTTCGACTTCATAATTTGAGAAATCATTGTAAAATTCTTGATTACCAGTGTAATTAAGCATATCCCAGCCAGAGATGTCATCGTAAACTGCCATTTGTGGATACCAGTAAGCTACTAAATATGATGTGCTGTCGTAAGCACCTGTACGTATTGGTGCAAGCTGAGAAATAGTATAGCTCCACTTAAATTCTAAGTCAATATTTGTCTTAGGAGGAACAGGTTTTTCCAAGTTAAATATTAGATTAGTTCCCTGTCTATGCGGTGATTCTTTAGCTCCCTCCAGTAGAATATCTAACCCATTAATAATAATTTTTTTAATCTCCGTACCATCGGTAATTGCCTTAGCAGGTAATTCAAAATCACGAGTATTACCTTTTCTGTATATATCTTGATAAATACGAACCACCAATTGTTTTAGGGTATCGGGACTATTGTTGTGATATATTATTTTTTCTTCACCAAAGAGTTCCTTTGATTTCGGATTTATCTCGGCTTTAATTTTATAATCAGAATAATTTTGCCAATAATTTACGCCTGGTTTTCCATCGATGGAGCGTGTTCCATTTTTAATTGCTCTTTGATACTCTAAAGGTATGTAAAGCTCACCATACTGCTGCGGATAAACAAGGAGCGTTGTAAAAAACAAAAGGCAAAGAAATGGGATTGTTTTTTTCATCATTTCACCTTTAAATATTTGGCTGTGATAATATATTAATTAAAGAAAGGAATAGATATGAACAAAATTCACCTACTAATTTGTTAACAGACATTTCAAT
Protein-coding sequences here:
- a CDS encoding M1 family metallopeptidase, yielding MMKKTIPFLCLLFFTTLLVYPQQYGELYIPLEYQRAIKNGTRSIDGKPGVNYWQNYSDYKIKAEINPKSKELFGEEKIIYHNNSPDTLKQLVVRIYQDIYRKGNTRDFELPAKAITDGTEIKKIIINGLDILLEGAKESPHRQGTNLIFNLEKPVPPKTNIDLEFKWSYTISQLAPIRTGAYDSTSYLVAYWYPQMAVYDDISGWDMLNYTGNQEFYNDFSNYEVEITMPKGFLVWATGVLQNPEDVYSENILKKFKEAINSDKVVRIVTEEDLKNGLVTKDGPKNTWKYKAEGVTDFAFGTSDHYLWDGSSVLVDDNTKRKTFVDAAYKKESKDFYEVAEIARNSVYMLSHEFPGYPFPYPKITIFNGSGGMEYPMMVNDGSSNERWGTVHVTSHEISHTYFPFMMGINERAYAWMDEGWATALPFDIQEKLSPGYKPRERNAASYSEYGGTLGEVPLMVPSFLLTGSSYRTASYRRPGCAYDFLRDMLGDSLMKNALHEYMNRWKGKHPVPFDFFFTFNDVTKQNLNWYWKKWFFDWAYPDLAIGKVEKVKGKNSIEVVNIGGIPLPVYLQVTFSDGSTQNVKQTAIVWKNGNTKTTVVIDNNKKIKNIIQGKPEVPDVDKSNNVYEGK